From the Oncorhynchus nerka isolate Pitt River linkage group LG28, Oner_Uvic_2.0, whole genome shotgun sequence genome, one window contains:
- the LOC115113831 gene encoding stonustoxin subunit beta-like: LNIRKITYFTSFFFSCGKRYILELTFSAGLSGKTDRRSLNGVFFSKPISYFQSDHCELTLEPNTAHRLLLLSEGNRKLTRVREEKPYPNHPERFDHSKQVLCREGLFGRCYWEADWSGEWVSIGVAYKGINRKDKFDDNWHGCNAKSWRLNCSHYNYIDCHGDENTGIHVPSSLSKRVGVYLDWLAGTLSFYRVVSAGLTHLYIFRTTFAEPLYPVFTLWDGSSVSLCSRRNNL, encoded by the coding sequence TTGAATATCAGAAAAATAACATATTTTACAAGTTTTTTTTTCTCTTGTGGAAAACGATACATATTAGAGTTAACATTCAGTGCAGGTTTGAGTGGAAAAACTGATAGACGTTCTCTGAATGGTGTTTTTTTTTCTAAACCAATTTCATATTTTCAATCAGATCACTGTGAGCTCACACTGGAGCCGAACACAGCACACAGACTGCTCTTGCTGTCTGAAGGGAACAGAAAGTTGACACGGGTGAGGGAGGAGAAGCCATATCCTAACCATCCTGAAAGATTTGACCACTCAAAACaagtgctgtgtagagagggtttGTTTGGGAGATGCTACTGGGAGGCAGACTGGAGTGGGGAATGGGTCAGTATAGGAGTGGCATACAAAGGAATCAATAGAAAAGACAAGTTTGATGACAACTGGCATGGATGCAATGCCAAGTCCTGGAGACTGAACTGCTCTCATTACAACTACATTGACTGCCATGGCGATGAGAACACTGGCATAcatgtcccctcctctctctctaaaagAGTAGGGGTGTATCTTGACTGGCTAGctggcactctgtccttctacagaGTTGTCTCTGCTGGATTGACCCACCTGTACATCTTCCGTACCACATTCGCTGAGCCTCTCTACCCAGTATTTACTCTTTGGGATGGCTCCTCTGTGTCCCTGTGCTCCAGGCGAAACAACCTTTAG